From a single Stackebrandtia endophytica genomic region:
- a CDS encoding TetR/AcrR family transcriptional regulator: MVRGVAIPDVRQHLFAALEQVVLHEGTGRLSGRGITQEAKVATGLLHAHFGDLDEFFAGYAVDRSFQISAGAAELVDKVGTGSVLVNLTDLASQWQALSVLARLIAARPSLVDEVAKVLGSGHSAWEAIERATADYLRREQSAGRVDAEVNPGSLGAAVSALLHHLVLTTDSETESRRRLARVLAGLLNREPHPQHR; the protein is encoded by the coding sequence ATGGTTCGAGGAGTCGCGATTCCCGATGTTCGACAGCACCTGTTCGCCGCGCTCGAGCAGGTCGTCCTTCACGAGGGAACCGGCCGCCTCAGTGGCAGAGGCATCACCCAGGAGGCGAAGGTGGCCACCGGGTTGTTGCACGCACACTTCGGTGACCTGGACGAATTCTTCGCCGGATACGCGGTCGACCGGTCGTTTCAGATCTCCGCGGGGGCCGCCGAACTCGTCGACAAGGTCGGCACCGGATCAGTCCTGGTCAACCTCACCGACCTGGCCTCGCAGTGGCAGGCGCTGTCGGTGCTGGCCCGCCTGATCGCCGCCCGGCCGTCGCTGGTCGACGAGGTGGCGAAGGTGCTGGGCAGCGGCCACTCCGCCTGGGAGGCCATCGAACGCGCCACCGCCGACTATCTTCGCCGGGAACAGTCGGCCGGCCGCGTCGACGCCGAGGTGAACCCGGGAAGTCTGGGTGCGGCCGTCTCCGCGCTGCTGCATCACCTGGTGCTGACCACGGACTCCGAGACCGAGAGCCGTCGTCGACTGGCCCGGGTTCTCGCCGGATTGCTCAACCGCGAGCCACACCCGCAACACCGTTGA
- a CDS encoding FAD-dependent monooxygenase yields MFILEVTTLSTESHDRFAVISGAGIAGLAAALRLRRAGWRTLIVERAPERRSSGYLVNLLGYGYGAAENLGILPQLAPHDVGLFTTILVDRDGRHKLTTPRAVAEAAIGPRALSVFRGDLETVLYQAVRDHTPIKFDTVIKAVSSEPDGVALQLSDGTTQHADLLIGADGLHSGVRRLVFGPDDEFRNDMGHLVGAFQLSEVPGDLPVGTGTTFIGPGRTGAVINLGPRRSSVFFTYRSSDVDSALAAGPVAALTDAFGDLGGGFPEALDHLRREPAEAYFDSVDQIVMNSWSRGRVVLLGDAAWCVTLFAGYGAALALTGADRLGDLLERSDVDVPDALARWESQLRPEVSKRQALAARGMARFAPANRTQVWLGETMLRAMNLPGIRQWVIRSVRRANGR; encoded by the coding sequence TTGTTCATACTGGAGGTGACCACCCTGTCCACCGAATCCCACGACAGATTCGCCGTGATCTCCGGCGCAGGAATCGCCGGATTGGCCGCCGCATTGCGTCTGCGACGCGCCGGATGGCGAACGCTGATCGTCGAACGCGCACCCGAACGCCGCAGCAGCGGCTACCTGGTCAACCTGCTCGGCTACGGCTATGGCGCCGCCGAGAATCTGGGCATACTCCCCCAGCTGGCCCCACACGACGTGGGACTGTTCACGACCATCCTGGTCGACCGCGACGGACGCCACAAACTCACCACACCCAGAGCCGTCGCCGAGGCGGCCATCGGCCCCCGTGCCCTCAGTGTGTTTCGCGGTGACCTGGAAACCGTTCTGTACCAGGCGGTTCGCGACCACACCCCCATCAAGTTCGACACCGTCATCAAGGCGGTGTCCAGCGAACCCGACGGCGTCGCACTTCAGCTCAGCGACGGAACAACACAACATGCCGACCTGCTGATCGGCGCCGATGGATTGCACTCGGGCGTGCGACGCCTGGTGTTCGGCCCGGACGACGAGTTCCGCAACGACATGGGCCACCTGGTGGGCGCGTTCCAGTTGAGCGAGGTACCCGGTGACCTACCCGTCGGCACCGGGACCACCTTCATCGGGCCCGGGCGAACCGGGGCCGTCATCAACCTCGGCCCGCGGCGTTCCTCGGTGTTCTTCACCTATCGAAGCTCCGATGTCGACTCGGCGCTGGCCGCCGGGCCGGTCGCCGCGTTGACCGACGCCTTCGGGGATCTCGGCGGTGGTTTCCCCGAGGCACTCGACCACCTTCGCCGCGAACCCGCCGAGGCCTACTTCGACTCGGTCGATCAGATCGTCATGAACTCGTGGAGCCGAGGACGAGTCGTCCTGCTCGGTGATGCGGCGTGGTGCGTCACGCTGTTCGCCGGATACGGTGCCGCTTTGGCGTTGACCGGGGCCGATCGACTCGGCGACCTACTGGAGCGATCCGATGTCGACGTTCCGGATGCGTTGGCCCGCTGGGAATCGCAGTTGCGTCCCGAGGTGTCCAAACGTCAGGCGTTGGCCGCCAGGGGAATGGCGAGATTCGCGCCCGCCAACCGGACGCAGGTCTGGCTGGGCGAGACCATGTTGCGGGCCATGAATCTGCCGGGCATCCGCCAATGGGTGATACGCAGTGTGCGACGCGCCAACGGGCGATAG
- a CDS encoding APC family permease has translation MIRHLDPAQLSVLRQVGRGWARVSATPEAAREALPVDPNLGRFPTREELAPAGTGRVVEMPGLSGQIPAPDEAEGPWSTRWGLGLRRMLLGAPLKNTAITHESMRKAIALPVLSADALSSVAYGPEAMLTILVLAGAAGVTYSLPIAAVIVFMMLALGISYRQTIRAYPHGGGSYIVSSANLGRGPGLFSAAGLMIDYVLTVAVSISAGMAAMVAVFPGLHSAIVPIGVLVILLLLAGNLRGIRQAGLLFAMPTYAFMLAVFGVVVVGLIHPFGQAPSSAGQHSVTESVGLLLILRAFASGSTAMTGIEAISNAVPVFRSPAWRNARTTLTWMIGILICLFLGIMVLAHIVDVIPVAGETVLSQLARRSFGDGVLFWFTQIATAGVLMLAANTAYNDFPRVLFLMARDDQAPRIFLRFGDRLAFSNGIIVLSVAAAAVYIGFGGVTAALIPLYAVGVFLAFTLSQWGMVMHWWRRRESHWRKSLAFNAAGAVLSAVVLLIAAVTKFMAGAWVALVGIGLLVVTARLIRRHYQAVDKAVRLHPDAIELPVQPLPTPVGDPRVVSPPAGESEETPQDIQNFTVVGIPSIDLSSLRALAYAASLGQPVMALHISAGDEEAEQFRAYWGQWGNHVPLEVVVSPYRAIVAPMVRYLEALHRQNPNLTLTVVLPEIVARRRYRLLHSRTANRLRRALRPHPKIVITTIPFHVT, from the coding sequence ATGATCCGGCATCTCGACCCCGCGCAACTCAGTGTGCTGCGACAGGTGGGACGTGGTTGGGCGAGGGTGTCGGCGACGCCGGAGGCCGCGCGTGAAGCACTGCCGGTGGATCCGAACCTGGGGCGGTTTCCCACCAGGGAGGAGCTGGCCCCGGCCGGAACCGGACGAGTTGTGGAGATGCCGGGTCTCAGCGGTCAGATACCCGCACCCGACGAGGCAGAGGGGCCGTGGTCGACCAGGTGGGGGCTGGGGTTGCGGCGGATGCTGCTGGGCGCCCCGTTGAAGAACACCGCGATCACCCACGAGAGCATGCGCAAGGCGATCGCGCTCCCGGTCCTGTCCGCCGACGCGTTGTCCTCGGTGGCATACGGTCCCGAGGCGATGCTGACCATCCTGGTGCTGGCGGGTGCGGCCGGAGTCACGTATTCGCTGCCCATCGCCGCCGTGATCGTCTTCATGATGTTGGCCCTGGGCATTTCGTACCGGCAGACGATCCGGGCCTACCCGCACGGCGGCGGTTCGTACATCGTCTCCAGTGCGAACCTGGGGCGGGGGCCGGGTCTGTTCTCCGCCGCCGGATTGATGATCGACTACGTGTTGACCGTGGCGGTGTCGATCTCGGCGGGGATGGCGGCCATGGTCGCGGTGTTCCCCGGCCTCCACAGTGCGATCGTCCCGATCGGTGTTCTGGTGATCCTGCTGCTGCTGGCCGGAAACCTGCGGGGCATTCGACAGGCCGGTCTGCTGTTCGCGATGCCAACCTACGCGTTCATGCTGGCGGTCTTCGGAGTGGTCGTCGTCGGGCTGATCCACCCGTTCGGACAGGCGCCGTCCTCGGCGGGCCAACACAGCGTGACCGAGAGCGTCGGCTTGTTGTTGATCCTGCGGGCGTTCGCCTCCGGCTCCACCGCGATGACCGGCATCGAGGCGATCTCCAACGCGGTCCCGGTGTTCCGCAGTCCGGCGTGGCGGAACGCGCGAACCACGTTGACCTGGATGATCGGCATCCTGATCTGCCTGTTCCTGGGCATCATGGTGCTGGCCCATATCGTCGACGTGATCCCGGTGGCCGGCGAGACCGTTCTGTCGCAACTGGCGCGCCGAAGCTTCGGTGACGGTGTGTTGTTCTGGTTCACTCAGATCGCCACGGCCGGGGTGCTGATGCTGGCGGCGAACACCGCTTACAACGATTTTCCTCGAGTGCTGTTCCTCATGGCGCGCGACGACCAGGCACCGCGGATCTTCCTACGGTTCGGCGACCGGTTGGCGTTCAGCAACGGCATCATCGTGCTGTCGGTGGCCGCTGCGGCGGTGTACATCGGGTTCGGGGGCGTCACCGCGGCACTCATTCCACTGTATGCGGTCGGTGTGTTCCTGGCCTTCACACTGTCGCAGTGGGGAATGGTGATGCACTGGTGGCGTCGTCGCGAATCGCACTGGCGCAAGAGTCTCGCCTTCAACGCCGCCGGCGCGGTGTTGAGCGCGGTGGTTCTGTTGATCGCGGCGGTTACGAAGTTCATGGCCGGAGCCTGGGTGGCGCTGGTCGGTATCGGGTTGCTGGTGGTGACTGCTCGGCTGATCCGGCGCCACTACCAGGCGGTGGACAAGGCGGTCCGGCTGCATCCCGACGCCATCGAGTTGCCGGTACAGCCGTTGCCGACGCCGGTCGGAGACCCCCGGGTGGTGAGTCCGCCCGCGGGTGAATCGGAGGAGACACCGCAGGACATCCAGAACTTCACCGTGGTCGGCATTCCCTCGATCGACCTGTCCAGTTTGCGGGCACTGGCCTACGCGGCCTCCCTTGGTCAACCGGTCATGGCGCTGCACATCAGCGCCGGGGACGAGGAGGCCGAGCAGTTCCGTGCCTACTGGGGACAGTGGGGGAACCACGTTCCGTTGGAGGTGGTGGTGTCGCCGTACCGTGCGATCGTCGCGCCGATGGTGCGATATCTGGAGGCGTTGCATCGCCAGAACCCGAACCTGACGTTGACGGTGGTGCTACCCGAGATCGTGGCGCGGCGTCGGTACCGGTTGCTGCACAGCCGCACCGCCAACCGGTTGCGTCGGGCGTTGCGTCCTCATCCGAAGATCGTCATCACCACGATCCCGTTCCACGTCACCTGA
- a CDS encoding thioesterase II family protein — protein MTGDWVVGSADETGRTAVRLLCFPPAGGGAAFFRPWIRPLGDIAEVRPVLLPGRETRLRESLFYRMDDLIDPLCSALEPLLDRPYALYGHSMGAIVAYEVARRFVGARRPVLLLVSGRRAPGLPARRRRLSGLPDDEFLTTVARLGGIPPEIMAQPDLLRMILPALRADFTLNEIYRPLPGPALDCPIAACVGDRDPEVDVPEMLQWRGESPQDFTLRVVSGGHFYLKDDPSRVLNLIRGDLTTAMNLTTATR, from the coding sequence ATGACCGGTGACTGGGTGGTTGGTTCGGCCGATGAGACCGGCCGCACCGCCGTGCGACTGTTGTGCTTTCCTCCTGCCGGGGGAGGAGCGGCGTTCTTCCGGCCGTGGATCAGGCCGTTGGGGGACATCGCCGAGGTGCGTCCGGTCCTGTTGCCGGGCAGGGAGACTCGGTTGCGGGAGTCGCTGTTCTACCGAATGGACGACCTCATCGATCCACTGTGTAGCGCCTTGGAGCCACTGTTGGATCGGCCTTACGCCCTGTACGGACACAGTATGGGAGCCATCGTCGCCTACGAGGTGGCTCGACGGTTCGTCGGTGCCCGTCGGCCGGTGCTGTTGCTGGTGTCGGGGCGACGCGCCCCCGGGCTGCCGGCCCGTCGCCGACGGCTCTCGGGGTTGCCTGATGACGAGTTCCTGACCACCGTGGCCCGACTCGGTGGGATTCCGCCGGAGATCATGGCCCAACCCGACCTGCTTCGGATGATCCTGCCCGCACTGCGAGCCGATTTCACCCTCAATGAGATCTACCGGCCGTTGCCCGGACCGGCCCTCGACTGCCCGATCGCCGCCTGTGTGGGCGATCGAGACCCCGAGGTGGACGTTCCCGAGATGCTTCAGTGGCGTGGCGAGTCGCCGCAGGACTTCACGCTGCGCGTGGTATCGGGCGGTCATTTCTACCTCAAGGACGATCCCAGCCGGGTGCTGAACCTCATTCGCGGCGACCTGACCACCGCCATGAACCTGACGACCGCCACCCGGTGA
- a CDS encoding beta-ketoacyl synthase N-terminal-like domain-containing protein, producing MMSTPVAVTGMGVVCAIAANTDEFAVALRAGRSGVADRPGGGDRQVPRVAADLTEVDLGTAVDALSLPPDRRRAAVRLAGRAPLSLRASTVVALQAWRSAGLTDAPVVAERVGVIVAGHNLTARHTEAVRPRYLDHPRYLPATYARHGLDTDHIGTISQLLGIRGEGYTVGAASASGNMALINAVRLIGAGAVDVCLVIGALTDLSDLERQGYYNLGAMAETAGGAGPFDTARAGFVPGQGAACLVLESTASARRRGRSASAHLIGYGVRLDGNAATDPDEAGEVAAMTTAIADAGITADRVGYVNAHGTGSDLGDRVELTAMERVWANEADRPLVNSTKGLTGHCLCAAGVVEAVAVVVQLRDGFAHPNARLRTPVDTRFRLPTASTPLAAEYALSNGFGFGGFNTSVVFHRRRG from the coding sequence ATGATGAGCACGCCGGTCGCGGTGACCGGGATGGGGGTGGTGTGTGCGATCGCGGCGAACACCGACGAGTTCGCCGTCGCGCTGCGTGCCGGACGCAGCGGAGTCGCCGACCGTCCCGGTGGCGGCGACCGACAGGTTCCTCGCGTCGCCGCCGACCTGACCGAGGTCGACCTCGGCACCGCCGTCGACGCCCTGTCGCTGCCACCCGATCGGCGTCGCGCCGCCGTCCGGTTGGCCGGTCGCGCGCCGCTGTCGCTGCGAGCCTCCACAGTGGTGGCGCTTCAGGCGTGGCGATCGGCGGGCCTGACGGATGCGCCGGTGGTCGCAGAGCGCGTCGGCGTGATCGTCGCCGGACACAACCTCACCGCGCGCCACACCGAGGCGGTGCGGCCCCGCTACCTCGACCACCCGCGATACCTTCCCGCGACCTATGCCCGACACGGCCTGGACACTGACCACATCGGAACGATCAGTCAGCTGTTGGGAATCCGTGGTGAGGGATACACCGTGGGTGCCGCCTCGGCCAGCGGCAATATGGCGCTGATCAACGCGGTCCGGCTGATCGGCGCCGGAGCCGTCGACGTGTGCCTGGTCATCGGTGCCCTGACCGATCTGTCCGATCTGGAGCGACAGGGGTACTACAACCTCGGCGCGATGGCCGAGACGGCGGGCGGCGCGGGGCCGTTCGACACCGCCCGCGCCGGTTTCGTTCCCGGTCAGGGTGCCGCCTGCCTGGTACTGGAGTCGACGGCCTCGGCCAGGCGCCGGGGCCGCAGCGCTTCGGCCCACCTGATCGGATACGGTGTCCGGCTGGACGGCAACGCCGCCACCGACCCCGACGAGGCCGGTGAGGTCGCCGCCATGACCACCGCCATCGCCGATGCCGGGATCACCGCCGATCGAGTGGGCTATGTCAACGCCCACGGGACCGGCTCAGACCTGGGCGACCGCGTCGAACTCACCGCCATGGAGCGGGTCTGGGCGAACGAGGCCGATAGGCCACTGGTGAACTCCACCAAGGGCCTTACCGGTCATTGTCTGTGCGCGGCGGGGGTCGTCGAGGCGGTCGCGGTGGTCGTGCAACTTCGTGACGGCTTCGCGCACCCCAACGCCCGGCTGCGTACCCCCGTCGACACCCGATTCCGGTTGCCGACCGCCAGTACTCCGCTGGCCGCCGAGTACGCGTTGTCCAACGGGTTCGGTTTCGGTGGCTTCAACACCAGCGTCGTATTCCACCGCCGGAGGGGGTGA
- a CDS encoding phosphopantetheine-binding protein, translating into MSDPSTEPILVAVREAVAMVVPEVAPELVAPGRTLTELGCNSIDRAEIVTIAMERLRITVPIGEFAEVGDIASLVDVLRRHHP; encoded by the coding sequence GTGTCCGATCCCTCGACCGAACCGATCCTGGTCGCCGTCCGCGAGGCGGTGGCGATGGTGGTGCCGGAGGTGGCGCCCGAACTCGTCGCGCCCGGCCGGACCCTCACCGAACTGGGCTGCAACAGCATCGACCGTGCCGAGATCGTCACCATCGCGATGGAGCGGCTGCGCATAACCGTGCCCATCGGCGAGTTCGCCGAAGTGGGCGACATCGCCTCGTTGGTCGACGTGCTGCGTCGGCATCACCCATGA
- a CDS encoding hydroxymethylglutaryl-CoA synthase family protein, whose protein sequence is MAYGIDAMNVYAGVAHITVPDLFTGRGLDVSRLANLAMREKSVGLPVEDSVTNAVNAARPILDAMSPDERDSIELLVTATESGVDLSKTVASYVHRYLDLPRHCRVFETKQACYAATGAVQLATGYLASQASPGARALIIATDVALVDERAQYAEPATGHGAVAILLAEDPAVLAVDHGAFGCYSHEVLDSARPTPTFDIADVDKSLFTYLDGLAACYDDYCDRVAEVDFTTTFGHLAFHTPFAGLVRAAHRKLMRERTRTPADKIDADFDDRVAPSLLYPASTGNLCSGSVYLALASLLDHAEISAPTRVGLYSYGSGCSAEFFSGLVTARSVRRMAEFDIGGHLRERTRLDYHEYLAILRSSLTVLEPRADHDVDAEPYRHLFTHRRSPFLAYTGARHHHRRYRWY, encoded by the coding sequence ATGGCTTACGGCATCGACGCCATGAACGTTTACGCCGGGGTCGCGCACATCACCGTGCCCGACCTGTTCACCGGGCGAGGGCTCGACGTCTCTCGGCTGGCCAATCTCGCGATGCGGGAGAAATCGGTCGGCCTGCCGGTCGAGGACTCGGTGACCAACGCGGTCAACGCGGCCCGCCCCATATTGGACGCGATGAGTCCGGACGAGCGCGACTCGATCGAACTGCTGGTGACCGCCACCGAATCCGGTGTCGACCTGAGCAAGACGGTCGCCTCCTATGTCCACCGATATCTGGACCTGCCCCGGCACTGCCGTGTCTTCGAGACCAAACAGGCTTGTTACGCCGCCACCGGTGCCGTGCAACTGGCTACCGGATACCTGGCCTCCCAGGCGTCGCCGGGGGCCAGGGCACTCATCATCGCCACCGATGTCGCCCTGGTGGACGAACGCGCCCAGTACGCCGAACCCGCCACCGGGCACGGCGCGGTCGCGATCCTGTTGGCCGAGGACCCCGCCGTCCTCGCCGTCGATCACGGGGCGTTCGGCTGCTACTCCCACGAGGTGCTGGACTCCGCCCGGCCGACGCCCACTTTCGACATAGCCGACGTCGACAAGTCACTGTTCACCTATTTGGACGGTCTGGCTGCCTGCTACGACGACTACTGCGACCGAGTCGCCGAGGTCGACTTCACCACCACGTTCGGCCACCTGGCGTTCCACACGCCGTTTGCGGGTCTGGTGCGCGCCGCGCACCGCAAACTCATGCGAGAACGCACTCGAACCCCGGCCGACAAGATCGACGCCGACTTCGACGACCGGGTGGCACCGTCACTGTTGTACCCGGCGTCCACCGGGAATCTGTGCTCCGGGTCGGTGTACCTGGCTCTGGCCAGCCTGCTTGATCACGCCGAGATCTCGGCGCCCACCCGCGTCGGCCTGTACTCCTACGGATCGGGTTGTTCGGCGGAGTTCTTCAGTGGGCTGGTGACGGCGCGATCGGTGCGGCGCATGGCCGAGTTCGACATCGGCGGTCACCTGCGGGAACGTACCAGATTGGACTACCACGAGTACCTGGCGATCCTGCGATCCTCCCTGACGGTGCTGGAGCCGCGCGCCGACCACGACGTCGACGCCGAACCGTACCGGCATCTGTTCACCCATCGGCGTTCGCCGTTTCTGGCCTACACCGGAGCCCGACACCATCACCGGCGATACCGGTGGTACTGA
- a CDS encoding LnmK family bifunctional acyltransferase/decarboxylase, giving the protein MTTVTKTGDSTVERHDVVRPGMCGHNSLLLGQIGDWTWEAVSRVCDTDVLRAEDATGRPTYLSFYYYRVRGGRLFQPRTPGFGDHLQTSSRVFDFGSESVLTLHRIRRFTRPPSSPPPPFDVDEFYAGTDLDCLYVENFNRWIGRGGQAGNADLVTASPKGFHHRHLPALPDRYSPRRCFHRARTTGTFRADPAELVDVDETTVTYRVDPTRDLNGVGLLYFAAYFSIVDWALLRWWRSRGRSDDAFMRRVVTDQQLCYLGNADAGCEITIRLRVRRHPAETAEIVDLTLHEGDRPLAVCTLHLSDEEMP; this is encoded by the coding sequence ATGACCACGGTGACGAAGACCGGCGACTCCACGGTGGAACGCCACGACGTGGTGCGGCCGGGAATGTGCGGGCACAATTCGTTGCTGCTCGGGCAGATCGGCGACTGGACCTGGGAAGCCGTCTCGCGGGTCTGTGACACCGATGTGCTGCGAGCCGAGGACGCGACCGGGCGGCCCACCTACCTGTCGTTCTACTACTACCGGGTGCGCGGCGGTCGCCTGTTCCAGCCGCGAACCCCCGGGTTCGGGGACCATCTTCAGACGTCCTCACGGGTGTTCGACTTCGGCAGCGAATCGGTGTTGACCCTGCACCGGATTCGACGGTTCACCCGGCCGCCGTCGTCACCACCGCCGCCGTTCGACGTCGACGAGTTCTACGCCGGGACCGATCTGGACTGCCTCTACGTCGAGAACTTCAACCGGTGGATCGGTCGCGGCGGCCAGGCCGGGAACGCCGACCTGGTCACGGCCTCGCCCAAGGGTTTCCACCATCGTCATCTGCCCGCGCTGCCCGACCGGTACTCGCCGCGCCGCTGCTTCCACCGGGCCCGCACCACCGGAACCTTTCGGGCCGACCCGGCCGAACTCGTCGACGTCGACGAGACCACCGTGACCTACCGGGTCGACCCCACCCGTGACCTCAACGGTGTCGGTCTGCTGTACTTCGCCGCCTATTTCTCGATTGTGGACTGGGCGCTGCTGCGGTGGTGGCGGTCGCGGGGACGCTCAGACGACGCCTTCATGCGGCGGGTGGTCACCGACCAGCAGTTGTGCTACCTGGGCAACGCCGACGCCGGTTGCGAGATCACGATCCGGTTGCGGGTTCGGCGCCATCCCGCCGAGACCGCCGAGATCGTCGACCTGACCCTGCACGAGGGGGACCGGCCGCTGGCCGTGTGCACCCTGCACCTGTCCGATGAGGAGATGCCATGA